From Moritella sp. Urea-trap-13, a single genomic window includes:
- a CDS encoding type II secretion system F family protein yields MPNFTYKGRDSQGNAASGKQDAQNQDALVQSLMAKGITPTEIKVASSNSNNIDLSQLLTRSIPLAELVIFARQMYSLTRAGIPMIRAIKGLSESSSHAKLKDVLNDVVVRLNSGNTLSASMAAHPHVFASIFVSIVRVGENTGRLDDSFLQIANYLELEMDTRRRIASAVRYPIFVLIAISAAMVILNIFVIPTFANMFNKFGVELPWATRALLASSAFFVNYWHLLIVAVIASIIGFKYYIQTDKGKLRWGLFYIRIPIVGPVIEKTLLSRFARSFSLMLKGGVPLNNSLSLVASTVDNAWMEVRILSMRAGIEEGKSLTITASESGMFTPLILQMISVGDETGQVDDLLLEAAQFYEREVDYELQSLTAKIEPILIGIVAVMVLILALGIFVPMWDMMGVVQG; encoded by the coding sequence ATGCCAAATTTCACGTATAAAGGCCGCGATAGCCAAGGTAATGCTGCTTCTGGTAAACAGGATGCGCAGAATCAAGATGCCTTAGTGCAATCGTTAATGGCTAAAGGTATTACTCCCACCGAGATTAAAGTGGCGAGCAGTAACAGTAATAATATTGATCTCAGCCAGTTGTTAACACGCAGTATTCCACTTGCCGAGTTGGTTATTTTTGCCCGTCAGATGTACTCGCTTACACGAGCGGGTATTCCGATGATCAGGGCGATTAAAGGACTCTCTGAATCGAGTTCACATGCCAAGCTTAAAGACGTGCTTAACGATGTGGTTGTCCGTCTAAACAGTGGTAATACCTTATCGGCATCAATGGCGGCACATCCGCATGTATTCGCCTCTATCTTTGTGTCCATTGTGCGAGTGGGTGAGAATACTGGTCGTTTAGATGATTCATTTTTACAAATCGCTAATTATTTAGAATTAGAAATGGATACCCGACGTCGTATTGCCAGTGCCGTGCGTTATCCTATTTTTGTATTGATCGCTATTTCAGCCGCGATGGTGATCTTGAATATTTTTGTTATTCCGACGTTTGCCAATATGTTTAACAAGTTTGGGGTTGAATTACCTTGGGCGACGCGAGCATTACTGGCTTCATCGGCATTTTTTGTTAATTATTGGCATCTACTTATTGTTGCGGTTATTGCCAGTATTATTGGCTTTAAATATTACATTCAAACCGATAAAGGCAAGTTACGCTGGGGACTGTTTTATATTCGTATTCCCATTGTTGGTCCGGTAATTGAAAAAACCTTGTTATCACGTTTTGCGCGCAGCTTTTCATTAATGTTAAAAGGTGGTGTGCCACTGAATAACAGTTTGTCATTGGTGGCATCAACGGTTGATAATGCTTGGATGGAAGTGCGTATTTTATCGATGCGTGCGGGTATTGAAGAGGGGAAAAGCCTGACGATCACGGCTAGTGAAAGTGGCATGTTTACTCCGCTTATTTTACAAATGATCTCGGTGGGTGATGAAACGGGTCAAGTCGATGACTTATTATTAGAAGCTGCACAGTTTTATGAGCGTGAAGTGGATTATGAACTGCAGTCGTTGACCGCTAAGATTGAACCGATATTGATAGGCATCGTGGCTGTAATGGTATTGATTCTTGCTCTGGGTATTTTCGTACCTATGTGGGACATGATGGGGGTGGTACAAGGTTAG
- a CDS encoding type II secretion system protein, which yields MFKKSGFTLIELVIVIILLGILAATAIPKLIGNDGFEAQAYRDQLQQLLKTVQQQAMSCDAACRSTRTTNPYACNKVLIEAERFGIPSNCDDKILTPLKLPVVFNPPQLGMSKAEADSSGIKFSEHKIEFNSRGVASSCAGCDISIFGDQTLKIRIESQGYIHEQG from the coding sequence ATGTTTAAAAAATCAGGCTTTACCCTCATTGAGCTGGTCATTGTTATCATCCTTCTCGGTATTCTCGCCGCGACTGCGATCCCCAAATTAATTGGTAATGATGGCTTTGAGGCGCAAGCCTATCGTGACCAACTGCAGCAATTATTAAAAACCGTACAGCAGCAAGCTATGAGTTGTGATGCGGCATGTCGTAGTACTCGCACGACTAATCCTTATGCTTGTAATAAAGTACTTATTGAAGCTGAACGTTTCGGTATACCTTCTAATTGTGATGATAAGATCTTAACTCCACTTAAGCTACCAGTGGTATTTAATCCACCCCAATTAGGCATGAGTAAAGCAGAGGCTGATAGTAGTGGTATTAAATTTAGTGAGCATAAGATTGAATTTAACTCTCGTGGTGTCGCCAGTAGCTGTGCTGGCTGTGATATCAGTATTTTCGGCGATCAAACATTAAAAATCCGTATCGAATCTCAAGGTTATATCCATGAACAAGGTTAA
- a CDS encoding tetratricopeptide repeat protein has translation MSVINQMLKGLDKEQQQAMVESTGAVIVAAPKRHNKLVITLCSAIVIFAALAGYFFVQKQSRAENVNGQQRVTSSPVGAEEVIASDEQMISEELASQLVQKPILIEPEPEPEQAKPFVRKPVIANSAVAPVTAETKVVVARIEPPTPVRVKPSPVTAPKKPIQQVVPVTPAAHPTAPAEDEVVIKTVTRTPLQQAQLYAKQAEAALLAGDKANAKKLFSKVLSFDKQHDLAREKLAALLYGEQRTQSAVNLLQEGLSVSPEYTNFRLMLARIYLKNNNKQQAYYYLKPHQPQVAGNVEYYAILAGLAQSLDDLDTALVAYKKLTVHEPNRAKWWLGLGITADKAKQVGLALNAYHTAQNMGQLSASSRNYINARITQLEKQ, from the coding sequence GTGAGTGTTATTAATCAAATGCTAAAAGGCTTAGATAAAGAGCAACAACAAGCTATGGTTGAATCGACTGGCGCTGTTATCGTTGCAGCGCCTAAACGTCATAATAAACTTGTGATTACCTTGTGCTCTGCCATCGTTATTTTTGCTGCGTTAGCAGGCTATTTTTTTGTGCAAAAACAAAGTCGCGCAGAGAACGTGAACGGGCAACAGAGAGTGACCTCATCACCAGTAGGTGCTGAAGAGGTTATAGCGAGTGACGAGCAGATGATCAGCGAAGAATTAGCGTCCCAGCTAGTGCAAAAGCCGATACTTATTGAACCTGAACCTGAACCTGAGCAGGCTAAACCCTTTGTCCGAAAGCCAGTGATAGCTAACTCAGCGGTTGCTCCAGTGACAGCAGAGACAAAAGTTGTCGTTGCTCGAATTGAACCGCCGACACCAGTAAGGGTTAAACCGAGTCCAGTAACTGCACCGAAAAAACCAATTCAACAAGTTGTGCCTGTGACGCCTGCTGCGCATCCTACAGCACCTGCAGAAGATGAAGTCGTTATTAAAACGGTAACAAGAACGCCTCTACAGCAAGCGCAGTTATATGCCAAGCAAGCTGAAGCCGCGTTATTGGCGGGTGACAAAGCAAACGCGAAGAAACTCTTTAGCAAGGTATTAAGCTTTGATAAACAGCATGATTTAGCGCGAGAGAAATTAGCGGCACTGTTATATGGTGAGCAGCGTACGCAATCTGCGGTTAATTTGTTGCAAGAAGGTTTAAGTGTATCGCCTGAATATACTAATTTCCGCTTAATGCTGGCACGTATTTATCTCAAGAATAACAATAAACAACAAGCTTATTATTATCTCAAACCGCATCAACCTCAGGTTGCTGGTAATGTTGAGTATTATGCGATTTTGGCTGGTTTAGCGCAAAGTCTGGATGATTTAGATACCGCGTTAGTGGCTTATAAAAAACTTACCGTTCATGAACCTAACCGCGCAAAATGGTGGTTAGGACTGGGTATTACTGCAGATAAAGCCAAGCAAGTGGGATTAGCGCTAAATGCTTACCACACAGCCCAAAATATGGGGCAGTTATCTGCGTCTTCACGTAACTATATCAATGCACGAATTACCCAGTTGGAGAAACAGTAA
- a CDS encoding PilX N-terminal domain-containing pilus assembly protein gives MSLNHMPSKRKQQQGSMLVIALFIIVVISLLAASLSRILSSTADSVANEVYSAKAYYASDSGMEYGIYQVLSNGLVCTAFPGNDPITGFDISTEVGFENCSVSIDCQTIDLPDGRSQYYLVSTGTCDGGKIVAEHKVEAAVTL, from the coding sequence ATGTCCCTTAATCATATGCCGAGTAAACGCAAGCAACAGCAAGGCAGTATGTTGGTGATCGCTCTTTTTATTATTGTGGTCATTTCATTATTAGCTGCCTCCTTGAGTCGTATTTTAAGTTCGACAGCCGATAGTGTTGCTAATGAGGTGTATAGCGCTAAGGCTTATTATGCTTCTGACAGTGGTATGGAATATGGGATTTATCAGGTATTGAGCAATGGTTTAGTGTGTACAGCGTTTCCAGGCAATGACCCTATTACTGGTTTTGATATTAGTACAGAAGTTGGATTTGAAAATTGTAGCGTGAGTATTGATTGTCAGACTATTGATTTACCTGATGGTCGCTCGCAATATTATCTAGTATCAACGGGTACATGTGACGGTGGTAAAATTGTTGCAGAGCATAAAGTAGAAGCGGCAGTCACATTATAA
- a CDS encoding type II secretion system protein J, with translation MSNALKHKQLGFTLVELVTVIILLGIVGTFSSRFISDNVVLYQTSVNQNERLNDARFVINRMSKELDSTIAFSVTQTPAIAGNTCIQFVPFTAAGQYLNSVLDEPMTLIMDKETRDLDDPNTNDFQGQYMSVLTTDASDFYSVPSDTFAEIDAYIQIPVSGAKSTQADITLLSPLVRDSAVSRYFIAEKKVQYCLTQIGDAMRLSRSEAALTSSVYPLSVLMVDNLSIGSRMSLTNASQFSNAILELNFNFLLRDGSAIKFEHQVVMTNVP, from the coding sequence ATGTCTAATGCCCTTAAGCATAAGCAGCTAGGTTTTACTTTAGTTGAATTGGTGACTGTGATCATCTTGTTAGGTATTGTAGGTACCTTTAGCAGTCGTTTTATTAGTGATAACGTCGTGCTTTATCAAACTTCAGTTAACCAAAATGAGCGTCTTAATGATGCGCGCTTTGTAATAAATCGTATGAGCAAAGAGCTGGACTCTACAATCGCGTTTAGTGTTACTCAAACTCCTGCTATAGCAGGGAATACGTGTATCCAATTTGTGCCTTTTACTGCAGCTGGTCAGTATCTTAATAGTGTGCTGGATGAACCTATGACGTTAATTATGGATAAAGAAACCAGAGATTTAGACGATCCAAATACCAATGATTTCCAAGGCCAATACATGAGTGTTCTCACCACTGATGCGAGCGATTTTTATTCTGTGCCAAGCGATACCTTTGCTGAAATTGATGCTTATATCCAAATCCCAGTATCAGGTGCTAAATCAACTCAGGCCGATATCACGTTGCTATCGCCACTAGTAAGAGACTCTGCTGTCTCGCGTTATTTTATTGCTGAAAAGAAAGTACAATATTGTTTAACGCAAATTGGTGATGCTATGCGCTTATCTCGTAGTGAGGCAGCGTTAACTTCTTCGGTTTACCCGCTTTCTGTTTTAATGGTAGATAACTTAAGTATTGGTAGTCGTATGTCATTAACCAATGCAAGCCAATTCAGTAATGCTATTTTGGAGTTAAATTTTAATTTCTTATTACGTGATGGCAGTGCAATCAAATTTGAACATCAGGTGGTTATGACCAATGTCCCTTAA
- the mreC gene encoding rod shape-determining protein MreC, with protein sequence MKPIFATSTSLQLRLFLAVIASFSLIVFDSKFDSFSNVRLYLNTAVSPLIYAADIPSEMLKGVSNNVVSRRDLRKKVAEQKDKLFTQQVQLLEFKHLKQENKRLRALLNSPVHSDQRKLVAEIITVNSDPFSLQVVINKGAMDGIYIGQPVLNEQGVVGQIVDVAATYSRVLLISDISHGIPVRVQRNDIRAIANGGGELNSLNLPYMPHSTDIQVGDVLVTSGLGGVFPEGYPVATISEFTYQVGQPYAQVEAKPVVALERIRYVLLVWDDEDNSIELDPEIIDANQDELETSKEKDL encoded by the coding sequence ATGAAACCTATTTTTGCTACCTCAACATCTTTACAACTGCGCCTATTCCTTGCGGTTATCGCCTCTTTCTCATTAATTGTTTTTGATTCAAAATTTGATTCATTTTCAAATGTGCGACTTTATCTCAATACCGCTGTCTCTCCGCTAATTTATGCTGCAGATATTCCCAGTGAAATGCTTAAAGGTGTATCAAATAACGTTGTCAGCCGCCGAGATTTAAGAAAAAAAGTGGCAGAACAAAAAGACAAACTATTCACTCAGCAAGTTCAGTTGTTGGAATTTAAGCACCTAAAACAAGAAAACAAACGTCTCCGTGCCTTACTTAACTCCCCCGTCCACTCTGACCAGCGCAAGTTAGTCGCTGAAATCATTACGGTTAATTCCGATCCGTTTTCACTGCAAGTGGTGATTAATAAGGGCGCAATGGATGGTATTTATATTGGTCAACCGGTATTAAACGAGCAGGGTGTGGTCGGACAAATTGTCGATGTAGCAGCAACATATAGTCGGGTATTACTGATTTCTGATATTAGCCACGGTATTCCGGTGCGGGTACAGCGTAATGATATTCGCGCGATTGCCAATGGTGGCGGCGAACTCAATAGCCTTAATCTACCCTATATGCCACACAGCACTGATATTCAGGTGGGTGATGTATTAGTAACGTCAGGTCTTGGTGGGGTATTCCCAGAAGGCTATCCTGTTGCCACAATTTCTGAGTTTACTTATCAGGTTGGTCAGCCTTACGCACAAGTTGAAGCGAAACCTGTTGTGGCATTAGAGCGGATACGTTATGTGTTATTAGTTTGGGACGATGAAGATAATTCAATCGAGTTAGATCCTGAAATCATAGATGCTAATCAAGATGAATTAGAAACAAGCAAGGAGAAGGACCTATGA
- a CDS encoding type II secretion system protein, giving the protein MKRNAGFTLIELVIVIIVLGILAATAVPKFINLQDDAKVAAMKGVESALHSAANIVYSKSAIDGTETSSDSAVSDAGATIETIYGYPEATDAGIGASVELSGFSSTDATASGGLATLIFWNGNASSTTDTCVTYTQASKTVRYAIVSGKCPAK; this is encoded by the coding sequence ATGAAAAGAAATGCAGGTTTTACACTAATCGAATTAGTGATCGTAATTATTGTTCTAGGTATCTTAGCTGCCACTGCTGTGCCGAAATTTATCAACCTTCAAGATGATGCTAAAGTAGCTGCAATGAAAGGCGTTGAGTCTGCTCTACATAGTGCTGCTAATATCGTTTATTCAAAGTCTGCAATTGATGGAACTGAAACTTCATCTGATTCTGCAGTATCAGATGCTGGTGCGACTATTGAAACTATTTATGGCTACCCTGAAGCAACTGATGCTGGTATTGGCGCATCTGTTGAATTAAGTGGTTTTAGTTCGACTGATGCTACAGCTAGTGGCGGTCTTGCTACTTTGATATTCTGGAATGGAAATGCGTCTTCAACCACAGATACTTGTGTGACTTATACGCAAGCATCTAAAACAGTGCGTTATGCTATAGTAAGTGGTAAATGTCCAGCAAAGTAA
- a CDS encoding ExeA family protein: MYKAHFGLTEVPFGLTPNTQFYHPLVPHFEALQVLTTALASGEGFIKVTGEVGTGKTLICRKLLNELGEHYVIAYLPNPYLTPNEMRAAIASELSIDTSLDQQQLTQALNHRLIALSGEDKQVVLLIDEAQMLPHETLEALRLISNLETESKKLMQVVLFGQPELDVRLKQDDLRQLRQRITFSYQLRPLLTNETASYVEHRLTVSGYRGAPLFEAKALRLLHQASGGIPRLINILAHKCLMLSYGQNVRNISAKLVKLAIKDTDSAIQPRNLRLPIMVSILVIEIFLVIWWFGESML, from the coding sequence ATGTATAAAGCTCATTTTGGTTTGACCGAAGTACCGTTCGGTCTCACGCCTAACACGCAATTTTATCATCCCTTAGTCCCGCATTTTGAAGCGCTGCAAGTATTGACGACAGCGCTTGCTAGCGGTGAAGGTTTTATTAAAGTTACCGGTGAAGTAGGGACAGGGAAAACCTTAATTTGCCGTAAATTGCTCAATGAGCTTGGCGAGCATTATGTGATTGCTTATTTGCCGAATCCGTATTTAACGCCAAATGAAATGCGCGCCGCTATTGCCAGTGAATTAAGTATTGATACCAGTTTAGATCAACAGCAATTAACCCAAGCACTGAATCATCGTTTAATTGCGTTATCAGGCGAAGACAAACAAGTGGTGTTGTTAATCGATGAAGCGCAGATGTTGCCGCATGAAACGTTAGAAGCGTTGCGTTTAATCAGTAATTTAGAAACAGAAAGCAAGAAGCTTATGCAGGTGGTGTTGTTTGGTCAGCCAGAATTGGATGTACGTTTAAAACAAGATGATTTACGTCAATTACGTCAGCGTATTACTTTTTCTTACCAACTTAGACCTTTACTTACCAATGAAACGGCTAGCTATGTTGAGCATCGCTTAACGGTATCAGGCTATCGCGGTGCGCCGCTATTTGAAGCCAAAGCATTACGATTATTACATCAGGCCAGTGGTGGTATTCCGCGTTTAATAAATATCTTAGCGCATAAATGTTTAATGCTGAGTTATGGCCAAAATGTGCGAAATATTAGTGCCAAGTTAGTCAAGCTGGCAATAAAAGATACCGACAGTGCCATTCAGCCACGTAATCTTCGCTTGCCTATCATGGTGAGTATTTTAGTGATTGAAATATTTTTAGTTATTTGGTGGTTTGGGGAGTCAATGCTGTGA
- a CDS encoding rod shape-determining protein, protein MFKKLRGLFSSDLSIDLGTANTLIYVKGQGIVLDEPSVVAIRQERGANKSVAAVGTAAKQMLGRTPGNIAAIRPMKDGVIADFFVTEKMLQHFIKQVHDNNFFRPSPRVLVCVPCGSTQVERRAIRESAQGAGAREVFLIDEPMAAAIGAGMPVSEATGSMVVDIGGGTTEVAIISLNGVVYSSSVRIGGDKLDEAIISYVRRNYGSLIGEATAERIKKEIGSAYPLDEVVEIEVRGRNLAEGVPRSFILNSTEILEALQEPLSGVVSAVMTALEQSPPELASDIAERGMVLTGGGALIRGLDRLLLEETGIPVVIAEDPLTCVARGGGTALEMIDMHGGDLFHYD, encoded by the coding sequence ATGTTTAAGAAGTTAAGAGGCTTATTCTCTAGCGATTTATCAATCGATTTGGGAACAGCAAACACTCTCATTTATGTTAAAGGTCAAGGTATTGTTCTTGACGAGCCTTCTGTTGTTGCGATCCGCCAAGAGCGTGGTGCAAACAAGAGTGTGGCTGCCGTTGGTACTGCAGCAAAGCAAATGCTAGGTCGTACTCCTGGTAATATCGCCGCTATTCGTCCAATGAAAGATGGCGTTATCGCTGACTTTTTCGTGACAGAAAAAATGCTACAGCACTTTATTAAACAAGTGCATGACAATAATTTTTTCCGTCCAAGCCCACGTGTTCTCGTGTGTGTACCATGTGGTTCAACACAAGTAGAGCGTCGTGCTATCCGTGAATCTGCACAAGGTGCTGGTGCGCGTGAAGTATTTTTAATCGACGAGCCAATGGCAGCAGCGATTGGTGCTGGCATGCCAGTATCTGAAGCAACTGGTTCTATGGTTGTTGATATAGGTGGTGGTACTACCGAAGTGGCAATCATCTCATTAAACGGTGTAGTTTATTCTTCATCTGTTCGTATTGGCGGTGACAAACTTGATGAAGCAATCATCAGCTATGTACGTCGTAACTACGGCAGCTTAATTGGTGAAGCAACTGCCGAACGTATTAAGAAAGAAATTGGTTCTGCTTATCCACTTGATGAAGTTGTTGAAATTGAAGTACGTGGCCGTAACCTTGCAGAAGGTGTTCCGCGTAGTTTCATTTTAAACAGCACTGAAATTTTAGAAGCATTACAAGAGCCGCTATCGGGTGTTGTGAGTGCAGTAATGACAGCCTTAGAGCAGTCTCCACCAGAGTTAGCGTCGGATATTGCTGAGCGTGGTATGGTGCTAACTGGCGGCGGCGCATTAATCCGCGGCCTTGATCGTTTATTACTTGAAGAAACCGGTATTCCAGTTGTTATCGCTGAAGATCCACTGACGTGTGTGGCTCGTGGCGGCGGTACGGCATTAGAAATGATTGATATGCACGGTGGTGATCTGTTCCATTACGATTAA
- a CDS encoding prepilin-type N-terminal cleavage/methylation domain-containing protein has protein sequence MNKVNNKQRGFTLIEIVVGIVVLAVALTIVTGVFLPQANKMTSPMYQIKATALGKSIMNQVLIRYYDDVNARSNGAIRCGQVITGEVTVACSTSLGLDTGETKASPNAFNDVDDYHIYCDDQTDYDPKTALGFFTDEYPGYGVRICVSLAADKFGGSTGENHVAKLISVTIYMPNNEEVTLTSFKGNY, from the coding sequence ATGAACAAGGTTAACAATAAGCAACGCGGCTTTACCTTAATTGAAATTGTTGTCGGCATCGTGGTGTTGGCGGTAGCGCTGACTATTGTGACAGGGGTGTTCTTACCACAAGCCAATAAAATGACTTCGCCTATGTACCAAATAAAAGCGACGGCCTTAGGTAAAAGCATCATGAACCAAGTGCTTATTCGCTATTATGATGATGTGAATGCCCGCAGTAATGGCGCTATCCGATGTGGCCAAGTTATTACTGGTGAAGTGACTGTTGCGTGTAGTACTAGCTTAGGGTTAGATACTGGCGAGACTAAAGCCAGCCCAAATGCTTTTAATGATGTTGATGATTATCATATTTATTGTGATGACCAAACGGATTATGATCCAAAAACTGCACTAGGATTTTTTACTGATGAATATCCTGGCTATGGTGTTCGGATTTGTGTTTCATTAGCTGCCGATAAGTTTGGTGGTAGTACCGGTGAAAACCATGTCGCGAAGCTAATATCAGTGACCATATACATGCCTAACAATGAAGAGGTTACGCTGACTTCATTTAAGGGCAACTACTGA
- a CDS encoding GspE/PulE family protein translates to MAQLKLKQRLGDLLVGEGIISDEQLGLALKEQRSSGRKLGATLIHLDFITEEQLLNFLSQQLEIPFLNIATLNIDPQAVLKLPEVHARRHRALVVKADHETLTIALSDPADLNAVEAISSFLSSYQLEFAIVRESQLLPAYDRLYRRTKDIEAFAGQLEDEHRPAQEFDIFKDVDDASSEATVVKFLNSVFEDAVQVGASDIHIEPDEKALRIRLRVDGVLQENILNEVAIVPALVLRLKLMAGLDISEKRLPQDGRFNLKVRNQSIDIRMSTMPVQYGESVVMRLLNQDSGIFQLESTGMPADLIKRLRGLIRRPHGMVLVTGPTGSGKTTSLYAALSELNEPGKKIITVEDPVEYRLPRISQVQVNPKIGLDFAHILRTCLRQDPDILLVGEMRDKETVEIGLRGALTGHMVLSTLHTNDAITCALRLMDMGAPGYLIGAALRAVVAQRLVRKLCNQCKSSHELTSSEHACLERIGNESFGEEHFYRSVGCQSCNYTGYRGRIGVFELLELNDAMGDALRRESAAEFEAEARKSKLYRPLVLSALDFAKQGLTSIEEVLKLADEVVLDDNHGEGNSSGEDDRSGEHEFSNDNNHVTSVSANETAVSDTLGANIASHVRELDKVDNVDIENILRLVEVVRSMDRSGQ, encoded by the coding sequence ATGGCACAATTAAAATTAAAACAACGACTGGGTGACTTACTTGTTGGTGAAGGCATCATCAGTGATGAACAGCTCGGTTTAGCATTAAAAGAACAGCGCAGTAGCGGCCGTAAGCTTGGTGCGACATTAATTCATCTCGATTTTATTACTGAAGAGCAACTGCTGAACTTTTTATCTCAACAGTTGGAAATTCCATTTTTAAATATAGCTACGCTAAATATCGATCCGCAAGCGGTACTTAAGTTACCGGAAGTACATGCTCGTCGACACCGCGCATTAGTGGTTAAAGCCGACCATGAGACCTTGACCATTGCCTTAAGTGATCCGGCAGATTTGAATGCGGTGGAAGCGATATCAAGTTTCTTATCCTCGTATCAACTCGAATTTGCGATTGTGCGAGAGAGTCAGTTATTACCAGCGTACGATCGTTTGTACCGCCGAACCAAAGATATTGAAGCGTTTGCTGGTCAGCTAGAAGATGAGCATAGACCAGCGCAAGAATTTGATATTTTTAAAGATGTCGACGATGCCTCTAGCGAAGCTACGGTGGTTAAGTTTCTTAACTCGGTGTTTGAAGATGCGGTGCAAGTGGGCGCTTCGGATATTCATATTGAACCTGATGAAAAAGCCTTACGTATTCGTTTACGTGTGGATGGCGTGCTGCAAGAGAATATCTTGAATGAAGTCGCGATCGTACCTGCGTTGGTATTACGGTTAAAGCTAATGGCCGGTTTAGATATTTCCGAGAAACGCTTACCGCAAGATGGCCGTTTTAATTTAAAGGTTCGTAATCAATCGATTGATATCCGTATGTCGACGATGCCGGTGCAATACGGTGAATCTGTGGTGATGCGTTTGCTTAATCAAGATTCAGGTATTTTCCAGTTAGAAAGCACCGGGATGCCTGCAGACTTAATTAAGCGATTACGTGGTTTGATCCGCCGTCCGCATGGCATGGTATTGGTAACAGGCCCAACAGGTAGTGGTAAAACCACCTCGTTATATGCCGCCTTGAGCGAGCTAAACGAACCCGGTAAAAAGATTATTACCGTGGAAGATCCGGTGGAATACCGTCTACCACGGATCAGTCAAGTGCAGGTAAACCCTAAGATTGGTTTAGACTTTGCGCATATTCTACGTACTTGTTTACGTCAGGATCCGGATATCTTATTGGTCGGCGAAATGCGTGACAAGGAAACCGTCGAAATTGGTTTACGTGGCGCCTTAACTGGACACATGGTGTTATCGACACTGCATACCAATGACGCGATCACTTGTGCATTGCGCTTAATGGACATGGGTGCGCCGGGTTATTTAATTGGCGCGGCATTACGTGCTGTTGTTGCTCAGCGCTTAGTACGAAAATTATGTAACCAGTGTAAAAGTAGCCATGAACTGACCAGCAGTGAACATGCTTGTTTAGAGCGGATTGGCAATGAATCATTCGGCGAGGAACATTTTTATCGCAGTGTTGGTTGTCAAAGCTGTAACTATACCGGCTACCGTGGCCGTATCGGTGTATTTGAGTTATTAGAACTGAATGATGCTATGGGTGATGCATTACGACGTGAGTCGGCGGCAGAATTTGAGGCGGAAGCGCGTAAGAGCAAACTCTATCGTCCATTGGTATTATCAGCGCTGGATTTTGCCAAGCAAGGCTTAACCTCTATTGAAGAAGTATTAAAACTGGCAGATGAAGTGGTTCTTGATGATAATCACGGTGAAGGTAATAGTAGCGGTGAAGATGACCGCAGTGGCGAACATGAATTCAGTAATGATAACAACCATGTTACCAGTGTTAGCGCCAATGAAACCGCAGTTTCTGATACTTTAGGGGCTAATATCGCCTCGCATGTTCGGGAGTTAGACAAGGTCGATAATGTTGATATTGAAAATATCTTACGCTTGGTTGAAGTGGTTAGATCGATGGACCGTAGTGGTCAGTAA